The genome window CCGTAATAAGATCTGTACCTTTGTGAAAGCacagtgaaagtaaaaaaaaggttgaacataaactgaatataaatattactgtttgtatttattagGAAATAAACAGCTTAAGCCTCTATTGGACGGACAATGTCGGCAAATGCATTTCAGCTAAGCTAATCTAATTCGTAAGGAGCTTTAGTGTAAATACGACAACGGTAAATGAGGATTTACGTTAACCTTGCCGTGAGCGGTCTATATGTTAAATTCCCCGATGTCCGTCACATCGTCTTGTTGTCCAAAAAGGCTATCTACCCCAAAAGGAGAAGTGCTAATTCATGCCCTGTTTGATTCAAGCTAACAGCTAACGACGTTAGCCTCGAATCCGTGGTGTGTTAGCAAGAACATGCTAACGGCAGGTAGCTTGTTATTGGCGGTCAGTTGCCACTGCAGACAGGGTTTAAACAATATAAGGGACACGGTGCCTTACCTTCTTCACTTCGAATCGTTTCTTGCTTGTTCCGCTATTTGTACCGCTCGGTGTATCCACATCCATCGCTGCTGCCATTATGAACGTTAAAGTTGAATGCGACGAACAGAAATAACCCGGAAGAAACTTGCTGATTTCCGTTGGCGTATTAGCTCATTAGTTACGGGCTGTGGCGATGGATGTATCGTAAGTATTAACTGCGATGTATTGTCAATATGTAGATGTTTATTATGGAGATGGCGTGCTAATTAATCGATTTAAACAACTACGTATTTTATTGCCTTTGATCTCACGATGactgatgaaaacacaaaagaatatttcaggttccaccgagatttgaactcggatcgcTGGATTCAGagtccagagtgctaaccattacaccatggaaccagtTACTGTCATTGGTGTACATGTACTGATATAAAGTCAGCCGTGGTGGTATTTCAATGTGCCTGTCATGTTAGTTGgggaaaaaaccccacaaacgGGGCATATTTCCTACCATACCAAATAAACTTCTATATCCACACAGTTGTAGTCAAAACTGTTTTAATTAGGACAAAAGTAATAACAAACAGTAATCAGCAACATTATGACCAAGTTTAACAATAtcaattattttataatattcaCTTTTCATGGTGCCTTCTTGTTTTTTGCCACCTTTTTAGCCACAGTTTTCCTCCGAGCTTGTTTCTTGGTCGGGTTGTGTGGTTTAGTTTTGGACTTTGCAGGTTTAGCTTTGGCTCCCACCACAGCCTTTGAGAGAATGGTTTTGTGGATCTTCACTTTTGTAGGTTTGAGGTCCACAATGACCTCCTGCTGTGGATGAGTGCTGCTCTCTGGACATGACGCAAAGATCTGGACTTCCCAGACCTTCTGGCCCTTGAGGTCAGGAGGGAGACCACACGTGGCAGTTACCTCCAAACTCGCTTTCTCCATCCACCTGATAcccagacacaaagagacagagaaagccAGGCTGTTATCTTGTTTTATTGTGCATAAATAATCTTCAAGACTGTTGGGAAAACCATTTCAGGTGACTACCTCATGAATCGTTGCAAAGCTGTAATCAAAGCGAAAGATGGCTACTTTGAAGAATctacaatataaaacattttttgtttactaCATAATTCCATGTGTCccctactacacacacacatatatacatatatatatatatatatacacacatatatatatatatattactaaatataaacatattcacACAAGAATGGGTAATAATAATGGTTTGTAGTCATAATGGTTCAGGTTCATTAATTTCAATatacgcatatatatatatataacttacAATATCCTCGTCATTGATAGGTGCTGTAATGTATTATATGAGTAACTCATTGGATAAGGTGGCAACTGTATTTATCCATAGTTTTAGGAAGAGCCTAAAAAACGTTACTACTGGCGATAAATGTCCTTTGAATGATGAGCGGATCCTTTACTTCTTTCTACTGTTGTGGCGACCTTTCTTGGTCAAATGACGCACAATCCTTTATTTCATTCTGCACTGACCTGCGTAGGGGCAGCAGAGCACAGTCACACTGCAGGGGGTTGTCCTGCAGGTCGACTACCTCCAGGCCCGTGAGGAGGTTCAGCTCAGGAAGTGTCTCCAGCTGGTTCCCTCTCAGGGTGAGAGCTCTCAGCTCAGCACCCAGACCTGCCAGAGCGTCTCTGGACATCTGGAGGGAAGAAAAATACAAAGAGCTGAACGTCATTGCCCTGCTTCTTCAGCTGCAAGCATGGCTGTGTCATCCATGTCATAACTAATATTTAAACAACACTGTGTATATCTTAAGAACAGATTGCGTTCATGCATGGTcaggaatgtggccacatgtCCCCAAACCACCTCTGATTACGGATTTTGTGATCGGATCTGAGGATGCACTCAATACTAATTTCATATTCAtaatctttttttcaaaaaagccTTATAGTTGTTATACCTCTGTTAGAACTTCTAAACTTAAGTGTATACAGCACTAATGCAGGGCCAACCGGGTACAAACAACATTCATGCggtcaaactgctgaaagacCAGTAGAATTAAATTCTAAAACTTTTCGTGGGcccctctttgtgtttttggccGTCACATTTTAGcagcacaatgttgctgctgcctccatctgttttgaaatagaacaaaacacttcctgtgtacagtgcaggaatgtcactGGGCAACATGAGCTCCAAACAGCACTATAGTGAGAAAGTCGTGTGGCACTGACTCATTTGacgatggtttgaatgtaatggaccgtttttaatatttaagagTTATGCTCTACAGTTTTCAGGGTGAAAACACTGTCCCAATACGaatgtttttcttcaggttAGGTTTCCTTCAAATATTGGCtccaataattaaataaataattatgatataatggattaaataaaactaaagaagtaaaataaaagtattcagAATATGATACACAGTAGGAGGAAGAATGCAGGAAACAGTACAAACATGATGTACAAGAAACATGGGACATCTCTTGTACCTTCTCCATGCCCACATGATCCATGTAAAGCCTCTTCAGACACTGGGATACAGGCTGGAATGCTTTCGGTCCCACCCAGCGAATGGAATTGTGAGACAGGTTGAGCTCCTCCAGATTAGGGACATTGGACAGTGCGTGGGTTGGCACTTCTGTCAGTTGATTTGAATCCAGGTGAAGAGTACCAAGGTAAGCAGACTCCAAAGCTCCATTGGCAATAGCAGTCAGAGAGTTATTAGTTAAGTACAGTTCCCTCAGTTTAGGGGTTACTGATGACAGCAAACCAGCGGGTTCTAGTTTAGACAAGGCATTTCGTTCCAGGTGTAACACAAACAGACTTGACAGAGGTGCCAGAGCTgccagagaaacacaaagagacacaaaatatCTGTGTTTAGGCTCTAGTATTTGTAACTTCTAATACTTTAATTTACACTAAGCCAGACTAGCTTTGACAGCCCACTGACCTGACCCCCCAGGTAGCTGAGTCAGCCGATTCCCCTCAAGATGAAGGTAGGTAAGGTTGGGGGTTCCAGCAAAGGCTCCAGGGTCCAATGAAGTAAGGTCATTGTCCGaaagatacaaataaaatagcTGTTTCATCCCCCGGAAGGCGCCACTTTCAATTTCGTGGATTTTGCAGAGCTCTAGGTGAAGGGAAACCACTTGATTGGAGCCTGGGAAGCTGTTGGTAGGAAGGTAGTGGAAATGGTTGCTGCGGAGGTCAAGGAGCTGCGTCTTGGCGGGGAAGCCTCGTGGGACTTTAGTGTGACCCTGCCCCTCACATGTGGCATGCTGGGCTTCAATCTGAGCAGCGTGAAATACAAattaaacacaataacaacttGTCTTTCTTGAATTTATAAACAGTGTTGAACAATAAATATTCCATTGAAGTAGATCTGATTGAGACTATTAACCCCTCAGGAAAATGCTACATTCATCCTTCTACCTAAGCTTCACTAAGAAGACTATGTCTGTggctacacactggaccttcaaaacttgaatacatttttagcCAATGCTGCATTTTCAAATAACACAACCTTGCActcacatcacagtcacagttaacTGGACACTTGACTTTCTGCTTGGGCTTGGCAGTAGGAACAGAGCCTCCTGTGCTCTCACTGTCCTCCTCTAACTCGTCCACCAGTGTTTCTCCTCTGCTGCGGCAGCGCAGATTCACAGGAGCCACTGCTTGCAGCAGCTCGTCCGACAGGTGAGGAGGTCCAGCACAGGCTCCCAGCAGCTTCACATGCCCAGCACTTGCCCACTGCTTCAGGGGCCTCATGTAGCAGCTACAGTAGATAGGGTTGCCTGTAAAGAAATGATGATCAGGAGGAGGTATTAAAGCTACATTCAAACAATTGTCACATGAGCCTATGGGCTTCACatgactctgtctgtgtttcttgaTATGTATAGCTGTGTGACATattgatttatgtgttgtcacAAATAACAGAGGAGAATAGCAACTACACTAGTAAAGTGAGGTGGAAGCAAAATTTAGGCTAAGGAATTATCCTGGGTTCTCTGAGACACGAGTGAggtgaaacaaatgttaaaagAGAACTTTACATTCAGGAATTAACTTCAGTTCCCTTGAAACACGAGTAGCAGTGTTTTGGccacagaagttacacactggagctttaaagagTGGTTGTACCAGTCAGATTCAGGCTGGCCAGCTCCTTGGGGCCCCTGAGTGGCTCCAAGTAACGGAGCTGATTGTGGCTGAGGTCCAagtgggagaggagaggagcgcCAGACAAAGCCTGGTCCGACAGGTCCTGAAGAGACATGTGGTCCAGGTAGAGGTGTGTTAGCTTTGCCATGGAGACAGATTCTTCCCCGAGGTAGGCCATGGGGTTGTAGCTCATGTCTAGACGTGTGACCTCACTGGGTCTAAACAGAGAGATGagaataaagtgaacatctgaATGACACGTACAGGATTTGGAAaacatgactgtgtttgtgttaactCTTTCTTAACAACAACATATTAGCTGTACTTAAGCTTTGTTTTGGCAAACAGCAAAACACTGGggcttttgtttcatttttggcTGTCCGTAATATCAAAGTTGCAAGTATAGTGCTCATAAAGGGTTCACATGGACATTTGATTTGTGCCCTTTGAAGTGAAATTATTTGAAGTGAATTATAACTGAATAGCCATTTTAATCCATGTATGTGATGGATACAACTACATTTTAGGGTTCATTTATTCAAAAAATACTatgtatggtgttttttttttgtttttttttaaatcttgataTAATGATGGCGTGTGCAGACTTGAACACCTGCAGTAAGCAAGCAGAGTAAGCCAGCTGAATTACCTGGTCTTATATAACTGAGGTGCAAAGAGAAATACAGCTGATTTTAAAGCAACAGGGAGAAGCGAATGCTTGATTTCACAAAGAAATACAGTTTCAGAGCCTCAGCGCTCCTAATAAAAGCCAGGCTGGCTTGACACTTAGGATGCGTTTATGACAGTaaagttaaatgtgaataaaaattgtaaaaaaaaaagaaatgcgtTCTTAAAAATAAGGgacaaaaaacaatccaatGTTTTGCAATATGCCCAGGAAATTATGTTTTGAACTGTACACAAAACGTTCCTGTCGATATAGAGTGTAAATTATTTAGTTAATTGTTCCATTCAGATTTCAGGGTTGTTTGTTTATGCAACAAAGATAATGAAATATATTTCAAAAGTTTCTACGGTTCTTTCATCATTTATCATAAGTATATCTTGGTAGGGGTCCttcatttttattgaaattgaaaaaatgaTGGGTCCCTTAAGTAAAAGGTTGTGAACCACTGCTTCAGACTGACCTACCTGGTCATGGTCTGAGTGGGGAAGAACTGCAGCTCATTGTGGTCCAGGCTGAGGCGGCTGAGAGTGAACACGCCAGCGAACGCCTCAGCAGCCAAGTTGTTCAGGGAGTTGTGGCTCAGACGAAGCCACTTGATGTTGTGCAGGCCCTAAAAAAGAAGTCAGACCAtagtgtgatcatgtgactgtacCTAAGGATTATTATCCATTATGTGTCAGCAGTAGCTTTCTGAATTTACAcaattgtctgtgtttgtgttgataaaATAACCATGAGCCTGACTACCTGGAAGGCCATATTGGGGATGTAAACCAGCTGGTTGTGGGTGAGTGCCAGCATGTTGAGAGAGCCCAGCTGTGTGAAGGCACCAGGCTGGATCTCCTCTATACGGTTATGGTCCAAGTGCAGCTCCTTCAGGGAGGAGAGGCCATCAAAGGACTCCtgcaacacagagagaaagacaaaataagagACACTCTTATGATGGTTTAAAATGGTTTGGGGTGCAGTTACTTCAGTGTTTTCTCCTTTCACCTGATAGAGGATGTCAATTTTGTTGTAGGCCAGATTTAGGGAGACGACGCGGCTCAGTGTCCGGAAAGCTCCCTCTTTCACCTTGATGATATTACAGCGCTGCAGGTTGAGGTGGGTGAGGTAGGGGGTGAGTACAAACGCTCCTCTTGGCAGCATCTGCAGGTTGTTGTTCCTCAGGTCCAGCTTTAGTGTAATCTGTGAGGGCGACGGATGGACAATATATCTGAAACAGAGGCATAGCTTTCTAATAATGGTATACATTACATTCACGCAGCTCCTAAGCAGAATAAACTGCATGTAAGAGGTACAGTGTGCGAAATGTAGCCACATTCAAAGGTGAAGCTGTATGTTGCAGATGAATATACCATACATTTAAAAGGTaagctggccaggagtgtgtccatactttggagggcacaaaaactattaaaccagaaGGCACTATACTTGTTGTATtgcgcactagtctctccatACCTGCAATACTGTACAGAGGTttggggacacacttacaaaaccactacttatcccGTGTTTATACTCCCTTGAGAATTCTACACTATGCctgttacagagaacatacaaatcaactatttatcaAATCTAAAATACTCAAATgatatgacttaataaaataccgcacagtGCAGATGATGTACAGGGTTGCCAACAAAAgcctccctcacaatctacagatatTATTCCTGACCAGAGAGGAAGgtcacaatctaagagggatgATGAACATGACGttcaggcagagaagggtaagaactacattaaaatcctttaccgtatcggtcacgggtgtcagacagtggaataatctggatgaggagatgaaaaaatctgcaaaacggagtgtatttaaaaagaagtatgtagagatgactattaatcgatacagaatgacccaggaggaaagtatgacaaaggtcagagacagaaatctgtagacaccgtgtggagacggcagtggaagcaaatgtaaccaaacaaaaacaagaagcgaatgtacccaaacaacagctgacattgataagcacaaatgtcaacacatgagaAGTATTTAGCTGCCCCTGTGAATCGAGTCACTACGGAGAATCAATTGATCCAAGATGGAACTGCTAAGCTGGTCACTGAATGCGATCGACAGTGTTCTCAACAAGAAGTGCAGGTTCTGGTGAACCTAGTTGCCCAGATAGGACCTTCATGGCTGGCTACATTCAGGACGGATGGGATAAGTGGAAAGTGAATGCACCATTAGAATAGGTACAACTGTTGTTGTACTGTGTGCAGTGATAATGAAGAACTCTTACCATCCTACCTCAGACCACTGTGTGAAGTAAAAGAGAAGTCACTACACTTCCCAGGTGAGTTTCTTACCTCATCTACAGTTGGGGGAACCACCGTCAGGTTCTTGCCAATGCAGGTGACGGTGAGTTTAGTGCCGTCACAGCTGCACAGCCTGGGACATTTCCCCGCCTCAGTGGGCAACGTTTGCGCTAAAATCAGCATTAAGAGCGCAGCAGAGCAGAAGTTCATCTGTGccagaaaaacatgaattagATCTTTAAATATAACAATGCTGCTGTGATCACTTCACAACAGAAGTAAATGCACAGTTCAAACTGATGACAGCTAAAATCTAACTTCTTAAACACTTAGTGTGAGCATTACTTATTATTTAACAAAGTTTTTTTGCTACAACCATTCTTTCACATGAGATGGAATAGGgaaatattaattttaatatttaaaaaaaaaatgaaaaaggtgaaggcaaaacaaaacaaacatcaaacaacaaaatgacatCTATAACTTAATTACTCAAGTATGTTCCAAGCCACAGGTTCATATAAACCTACATAAAAACGCAAACATCTTACCTTTGAGCAGAAAGACAGCATCCGTTTGGTTGATAACAGGTTTTAAAGTTGAATTAAAAGTGAACCTGCTGGTTTTTGCCTCAGTGACCTGCCTTTAACTGTGCTCACGTCCAGAACGGAGTTCTAGTGATGCAAAAAACCAAACAAGGGTTTGAAAAATTCTTTCACTCTGACCCCTGATCCTTGTGCCCCCTCAGTGCAAATTAACACCTTGGCGTCACAATTTGGGTCCAGTTAGAGGAGCTGAAACTCTGTGGGCAAACGACTGTAGTGCACTTCAACACCCAGACAAAACCTCTCCAAATCCttccatttaatttaaaaagaacacaataataaaaaattacaatgcaaaaaaaactcacaaatCCAAAAAATCTGCACTTTGTGCCTCATGTTTGAATTTAATCCCTTCTTTTTGTTGAAATATACAGTCTTATGTGGAAATCCCccactcacaaacacaattaataAAATTGTTAACTAAATTTCAAAACCATTTTATATAAAAGACAGAATAGTAAatgtttcaaaatgaaatagaaaatgtaCAGCAGCTGAGTCCGGCATCTATCCTGGTCAGAAagtctctgtgctccagtcatgtgTCACAAAAGCAGTGCGCAACACACAGGTCTGAGGTTATGTGGGAAGTGAGGCCTTGTTGTCTTTTTAACCAGAACATTAAGAGCATGAAGACCAAGGTATCAGTGCTGTGCTGTGGTTGTATACGAGTGTACCTGAAGTACTTCACCACCACAAGAGTATAATCTACTTCAAAACATTAAGTATTTAAGTCCAGTCCAGGAAGCAGAGATGGTCGTAGCAGAGGGACAGAGGTGACTCGAGGGGGGAAAAGCCTCAGAGGAGAGTCTCCTTCTGAAAAACTGCTCTGTTTAACTTCTTCACTTTAAGTTCAGTGTATGTGAACGTCCAGTCCTCAGCATTTAGACTTGACACTCTGCAGTGTTGACAGGAGGCTGTTTTTTGCGTTACCACACGACTGCAGAGTCTTGTTGTTACTGTGAAGGGgcggaaaaaaaattaaaatgagttgtacagtacatttcaaatcaatgtattaaataatgactttgaTCAATTCATTTAACAATTTATAAATGCAATTAAAGATGGCACACCGCTTACGACTACAGGAGGCTCAGTTTGAAGTAAAGTGGACAATATTCAAGACAACAGTGACGAAGACCACAGAAAAGGTAGAGTAGAACATAGGAACATGGACAGATTGCTTAGAATGGAACTCCCActcgtttgtttttgtatttatttttctatatgTTGGTTTTACACATGCAACTTTCAATAATAACTCTAGTGACATTGTCATCACATGCAGTAAAATACAATCTCATCCTAAACTAACTATTGCCGTCTCTGTAGGTTCACATACTAATGACCAGTGGCACTATAGTGCGAGTCAGTCCGACATACACTGAATACCTTTTTGTGCATCTCACCAATATCACTGAcgtgagtatctactgatagtCCACAatttttcatttacaaaattaaaCTTTCAGCTTAAACTAAGTCCACGCAGCTGTGCACCCGTTCTGATCACGTGTCGTTGCTTTGTGAAGCATTTATGTGATAAGggtgatttttttatgtttttattttctacccCAATATCTAGTCAAATGACTTTGACCAATATCTAATTgagtttcccaaccctggtcacactgccctgcatgttttggatcttgccctgctccaacacacctgattcagatgaacagctcgttatcaggctccTGCAGAACTTGACTTCAtaacgagctgaccatttgaatcaggtgtgtagGGAAACACTGCCACAGTAGGACTGTGTTCAATTTTATTTCACTGAAAGTCGTAGCTCACTAGGTAAACTCCCATAAAGCTACCATAAACACTTCCCAAATGTCCTTACTTTGAAGCAGTCAGGAAAATGCTTTTCATCGAGTTTACTGCTTACACAAtcattcataaaataaataaataaaattagcAAAAAAGCTGTTAAAAGAAAATGCTTGAGGCAACAGGATGCACACTTTCATTTCTTAGGAAGATGACCAGTTCAGTTGTATTACTAACTAAACCAGGCCTGAAATCCTTCAGGAAAATTAAAGAGTTAAGTTATCAACATATTCCCATTCCACCACTAAAATACGCATTCACTAGCGTGTGTCCACCACCAAGTGCATAAACATTCAGGTACTGTATGTGCATCGTTCCTAAATATGGGATTGTAATCCAGCCGTTGAGTACCTGCatgctgcctgctgattggctcaTTCTGTCACGTCCTTACCGGGACATGAAGGCCTCGAGCACAGCTACACTTTCTTTGGGAAAGTATTCCTGCTGAACGACGTGCTCCAGGACGTGGAGGTGGCCGGGAACCACGAGCACAGGCTTCACTTTGTTCTCACTCTGAGTGGGGACACAGGGATGGACAGTGGACATGGAGACAAATGAAGCACAGGTGGGAGAGTTTGGGGAAAGAGAGCAGTGTTGGACAGCTATAGGTGAATGCAGTGAAAAGATTTAAGTGAGTAATGTGGGAATATAGATAAGACATACCTTGATAAGTCCAAGCAGCACTAACAAAGCTGATACAAAGCCGATGCCTTGGAAGGTTGGGCAGGAAAAGGCTTTCTTCAGAAGAGCATCTGTGATGAAATAGATTGAGTTCATAGACTGCACATAAAAGTGGACGTAGTATTCTGGTTGGAAAACAAACTCTTTTTAAAGCCTCCTACTCAAAAGTAGTAAGTGCTGTATTTTCTCATCTACTTTCTTCCATCCAGGAAAATAATTAGCAAAAtcaacatcatgttctattgaagaagacctgaaactaacaAGAGAGACCATTCTCTCCTCAGGACAACGTTAACTGATAAATCAAGTAAAAAGTAGGCTAATGTTTCCCAAAAACTTTCATAGAAACAACTCAATTTTTcccaaccagtggagtcgccccctggtgtccAACTTCCTGAGCTTCACTTTTAAAACCACAAGACTACATCAGTTTTTATTGTGTATAAGTTAAAGACAAacttggaaaaacaaacaacaagggCATCATGTTTCACGTTAAGGCTTAGTCAAAGTGTCTCACCGATACTGTCCAGCACTGCATTCTTAACGTCAATATTCTCCTCCTTGTATACGGACG of Solea solea chromosome 16, fSolSol10.1, whole genome shotgun sequence contains these proteins:
- the chadla gene encoding chondroadherin-like protein, yielding MLSFCSKMNFCSAALLMLILAQTLPTEAGKCPRLCSCDGTKLTVTCIGKNLTVVPPTVDEITLKLDLRNNNLQMLPRGAFVLTPYLTHLNLQRCNIIKVKEGAFRTLSRVVSLNLAYNKIDILYQESFDGLSSLKELHLDHNRIEEIQPGAFTQLGSLNMLALTHNQLVYIPNMAFQGLHNIKWLRLSHNSLNNLAAEAFAGVFTLSRLSLDHNELQFFPTQTMTRPSEVTRLDMSYNPMAYLGEESVSMAKLTHLYLDHMSLQDLSDQALSGAPLLSHLDLSHNQLRYLEPLRGPKELASLNLTGNPIYCSCYMRPLKQWASAGHVKLLGACAGPPHLSDELLQAVAPVNLRCRSRGETLVDELEEDSESTGGSVPTAKPKQKVKCPVNCDCDIEAQHATCEGQGHTKVPRGFPAKTQLLDLRSNHFHYLPTNSFPGSNQVVSLHLELCKIHEIESGAFRGMKQLFYLYLSDNDLTSLDPGAFAGTPNLTYLHLEGNRLTQLPGGSALAPLSSLFVLHLERNALSKLEPAGLLSSVTPKLRELYLTNNSLTAIANGALESAYLGTLHLDSNQLTEVPTHALSNVPNLEELNLSHNSIRWVGPKAFQPVSQCLKRLYMDHVGMEKMSRDALAGLGAELRALTLRGNQLETLPELNLLTGLEVVDLQDNPLQCDCALLPLRRWMEKASLEVTATCGLPPDLKGQKVWEVQIFASCPESSTHPQQEVIVDLKPTKVKIHKTILSKAVVGAKAKPAKSKTKPHNPTKKQARRKTVAKKVAKNKKAP